One genomic region from Candidatus Chlorobium masyuteum encodes:
- a CDS encoding SRPBCC family protein codes for MKKLISMTRWVTMLLMISMHSTVSSAALPLPGTPVSSDTLSMARTMLLNGKIIVSLSQLENGVTGVRGDVYIAAPPETVWAVITDYNNHKNFVPGVLDSGIISDNGSEKVMFEKGKSGLFVFSKTVNVKMRVWGEKPKRLNFEQITGDFKVYHGEWLLLVSPPDKGTFLTYKAEVKPNFFAPGFAVRNVQKKECPLMLSAMKKRSESLTSLAIKNQ; via the coding sequence ATGAAAAAACTCATCTCAATGACACGATGGGTCACGATGCTGCTCATGATTTCGATGCACTCGACTGTTTCCTCTGCGGCACTCCCGCTGCCCGGCACACCGGTCTCTTCCGACACGCTCTCCATGGCCCGGACAATGCTGCTCAACGGGAAAATTATTGTTTCTCTGTCACAGCTTGAAAATGGTGTAACCGGCGTCAGGGGTGATGTCTACATTGCCGCCCCCCCTGAAACCGTCTGGGCAGTCATTACAGACTATAACAATCACAAAAATTTTGTCCCTGGTGTGCTTGACAGCGGCATTATTTCAGACAATGGCAGTGAGAAGGTGATGTTTGAAAAAGGGAAATCCGGACTCTTTGTTTTCAGCAAGACGGTTAATGTTAAAATGAGAGTCTGGGGAGAGAAGCCAAAGCGGCTGAATTTCGAGCAGATAACCGGCGACTTCAAGGTCTATCACGGAGAGTGGCTGCTGCTTGTCTCACCTCCCGACAAGGGGACCTTTCTGACCTACAAGGCCGAGGTGAAACCGAATTTTTTTGCCCCCGGCTTTGCCGTACGAAATGTTCAGAAAAAAGAGTGCCCGTTAATGCTTTCTGCCATGAAAAAGCGGTCTGAATCATTAACATCTCTTGCCATAAAGAACCAGTAA